Genomic window (Verrucomicrobiia bacterium):
AGGCATCGCCGCGCTCATCGACAGTGAACCCGGGTTGAAGGTGGTCGCCGAAACGGGCGACGGCCGGGAGGCGGTGGAGTTGTTCCGCCGCACGCAGCCGGATGTCGTATTGATGGATCTGCGCCTGCCGGGCATGGGCGGCGTGGAGGCCACGATGGCCATTCGCAAGGAATTTCCCGACGCCCGCATCATTGTGCTCACCACGTTCGACACGGATGAGGATATTTATCGCGCCATCCAGTCCGGCGCGAAATCCTACGTGCTGAAGGACACGCCCGACGACGAACTGGCGGTCACCATCCGCGCCGTGCATGTCGGCGAAGAAAAGCTGCCGTCCCGCGTGGCCCGGCGCCTCGCCGAACGCCAGCAGCGCGCCGACCTCTCGCACCGGGAAATGGACGTGCTGCAACTGCTCATCAAGGGCCGCAGCAACAAGGAAATCAGCTCCGCCCTGTTCATTTCCGAGGACACCGTCAAGGCCC
Coding sequences:
- a CDS encoding response regulator transcription factor, encoding MTKLTKRMAKSSDFIGIMLVDDHPAFRKGIAALIDSEPGLKVVAETGDGREAVELFRRTQPDVVLMDLRLPGMGGVEATMAIRKEFPDARIIVLTTFDTDEDIYRAIQSGAKSYVLKDTPDDELAVTIRAVHVGEEKLPSRVARRLAERQQRADLSHREMDVLQLLIKGRSNKEISSALFISEDTVKAHLKTLFAKLQVRDRTEAAISAIRHGIVHLE